One part of the Desulfonema ishimotonii genome encodes these proteins:
- the yjgA gene encoding ribosome biogenesis factor YjgA, whose protein sequence is MTENEIQEEEYGEERKSRSQIKREVQALQKMGEQLVTLSKDQLNAIDMAPELREAVLFAKKSKKHEAVRRQMQRIGAIMREVDPEPVRKALEDIAGGKHQDALRFKQVEGWRDQILAGDDALLEELTGQFQDADRQKLRQLARNARKEKAAEKPPKSSRALFRYLMELAKSAL, encoded by the coding sequence ATGACAGAAAACGAAATTCAGGAAGAAGAATACGGCGAGGAGAGAAAAAGCCGGTCACAGATCAAGCGGGAGGTTCAGGCCCTGCAAAAGATGGGTGAGCAGCTGGTGACACTTTCCAAAGATCAGCTCAACGCCATTGACATGGCCCCGGAACTCCGGGAGGCGGTGCTGTTCGCCAAAAAATCGAAGAAACACGAGGCCGTCCGCCGACAGATGCAGCGCATCGGCGCAATTATGCGTGAGGTCGATCCGGAGCCGGTCCGAAAGGCGCTTGAGGATATCGCAGGCGGAAAGCATCAGGATGCGCTGCGGTTTAAACAGGTGGAGGGATGGCGGGATCAGATCCTGGCCGGAGATGACGCCCTGCTTGAGGAGCTTACAGGACAGTTTCAGGATGCGGATCGCCAGAAACTGCGTCAGCTTGCCCGAAACGCCCGAAAGGAAAAAGCTGCGGAAAAGCCGCCCAAATCCTCACGCGCCCTGTTTCGCTATCTGATGGAGCTGGCAAAAAGCGCTTTGTAA
- a CDS encoding PFL family protein, whose product MLTDREIISVLEMLRNEHLDVRTVTMGISLMDCASHDLETFKANIRSKITGLAGNLVATCDEVGDKYGIPVVNKRISISPVAVAGAPFSADQMVEIAKTLDSIAQEVGVDFIGGFSALVEKGIAKGDDALIHALPQALTETNRVCASVNVASSKAGINMDAVLLMGKIIKQAAALTADKDGLACAKLCVFSNIPQDVPFMAGAYLGIGEPDAVINVGVSGPGVVRKAIDRAVANNPNMNLGELSELIKRTAYKVTRVGELIGREVAERLSISFGVVDLSLAPTPNVGDSVGEIFQSLGLLSIGVPGTTAALAMLNDAVKKGGAFASSYVGGMSGAFIPVSEDLNISQAAEAGHLTLEKLEAITCVCSVGLDMVAIPGDTSEDTIAAIMADEMAIGMINKKTTATRLIPVPGKKAGEYAHFGGLLGESVIMPVNNATGNNPFLRHGGRIPAPIHSLVN is encoded by the coding sequence ATGTTAACCGATAGAGAAATTATTTCAGTACTGGAGATGCTCCGAAACGAGCATCTGGATGTCCGCACCGTTACAATGGGCATCAGCCTTATGGATTGTGCCAGCCACGATCTGGAAACATTCAAAGCAAATATCCGGTCCAAAATTACCGGCCTGGCCGGAAACCTCGTGGCGACCTGTGACGAGGTGGGCGACAAATACGGCATCCCCGTGGTCAACAAGCGCATTTCCATCAGCCCTGTTGCCGTGGCCGGTGCCCCCTTTTCCGCCGATCAGATGGTGGAAATTGCCAAAACCCTTGACAGCATTGCCCAGGAGGTCGGTGTGGATTTCATCGGCGGGTTTTCCGCGCTGGTGGAAAAGGGGATCGCAAAGGGGGATGACGCCCTGATTCATGCCCTCCCCCAGGCCCTGACCGAGACGAACCGGGTCTGCGCGTCCGTCAACGTGGCCTCCTCCAAAGCGGGCATCAACATGGATGCGGTGCTGCTCATGGGCAAAATCATCAAGCAGGCGGCCGCACTGACGGCGGATAAGGACGGTCTGGCCTGTGCAAAGCTCTGCGTCTTCTCCAACATCCCGCAGGATGTGCCGTTCATGGCCGGAGCCTATCTGGGGATCGGTGAGCCGGATGCGGTGATCAACGTGGGGGTCAGCGGGCCGGGCGTGGTCCGAAAGGCCATTGACCGGGCCGTGGCCAACAACCCGAATATGAATCTGGGCGAACTGTCGGAGCTGATCAAGCGGACCGCGTACAAGGTGACGCGGGTCGGCGAACTGATCGGTCGCGAGGTGGCGGAGCGTCTCAGTATCAGCTTCGGCGTGGTGGACCTCTCCCTTGCCCCGACGCCGAATGTGGGCGACAGCGTGGGCGAGATCTTCCAGAGCCTGGGCCTGCTGAGTATCGGCGTGCCCGGCACCACTGCGGCCCTGGCCATGCTCAACGACGCTGTGAAAAAGGGCGGGGCCTTTGCCAGTTCCTATGTGGGCGGCATGAGCGGCGCGTTTATACCGGTGAGCGAGGATCTCAACATCTCCCAGGCGGCCGAGGCCGGGCATCTCACCCTTGAGAAGCTGGAGGCCATCACCTGTGTCTGCTCCGTGGGGCTGGATATGGTCGCCATTCCGGGGGACACGTCCGAGGATACCATTGCCGCCATTATGGCGGACGAGATGGCCATCGGCATGATCAACAAGAAAACCACGGCCACGCGGCTGATTCCCGTGCCGGGCAAAAAGGCCGGGGAATACGCCCATTTCGGCGGTCTGCTGGGCGAGTCGGTGATCATGCCGGTCAACAACGCCACGGGAAACAACCCGTTCCTCCGCCACGGCGGACGCATTCCCGCACCCATCCACAGCCTGGTCAACTGA
- a CDS encoding NFACT RNA binding domain-containing protein, with the protein MKKEENAKKTPSVRAYEYELPGGWTVLAGRTDADNDRLSIRLARPADWWFHVRGMPGSHVVLRSRPDAEADKETLESAAAIAAYHSKARNGGNVAVSCTRAVNVTKPRGAKPGTVHIRKEKVLRVRPGLPG; encoded by the coding sequence ATGAAAAAAGAAGAAAACGCAAAAAAAACACCATCTGTCCGCGCATACGAATACGAACTTCCGGGCGGCTGGACGGTTCTGGCCGGACGGACAGATGCGGATAACGACCGGCTCAGCATCAGGCTTGCCCGGCCCGCTGACTGGTGGTTTCATGTCCGGGGAATGCCCGGCAGCCATGTGGTTCTCCGATCCCGGCCCGATGCGGAGGCGGACAAGGAGACCCTGGAAAGCGCTGCGGCCATTGCCGCATATCACAGCAAGGCCAGAAACGGCGGCAACGTGGCGGTCTCCTGCACCCGTGCCGTGAACGTAACCAAACCGCGCGGGGCCAAGCCGGGAACCGTTCACATCCGAAAGGAAAAGGTACTCAGGGTCCGCCCCGGCCTGCCCGGATAA
- a CDS encoding FmdB family zinc ribbon protein, whose translation MRLITVFTGYIRAADRSIKELNSAIKSDKNTDQIIRYNIGGSVMPFYEFECSCGTVTEELVKMGTEEVVCPKCGKKAKKIMSCCTFSLKGGGWYADGYASKGGGSSSKCGGSSKSGA comes from the coding sequence ATGCGTCTCATCACGGTGTTTACGGGGTACATCCGGGCAGCGGACCGGTCGATAAAAGAGTTGAACTCTGCCATTAAAAGTGATAAAAACACCGATCAAATAATTCGATACAATATTGGAGGAAGTGTTATGCCTTTTTATGAATTTGAATGTTCCTGCGGAACGGTCACAGAAGAGCTTGTCAAAATGGGGACGGAAGAGGTCGTCTGTCCGAAATGTGGGAAAAAAGCAAAAAAAATCATGTCCTGCTGTACGTTTTCACTGAAAGGGGGCGGCTGGTATGCAGATGGTTACGCTTCCAAGGGCGGTGGGAGTTCTTCCAAATGTGGTGGGAGTTCCAAATCAGGCGCATAA
- a CDS encoding universal stress protein translates to MEKKVLLAVDPSMNSKYAIRYAVKMADHISELSYTLLHVQPHISQFLLDEARTDFRAQSALQSLKRKNAEKSDAMLKQYRADMVGMGVAEGRIEIQNKTRSIGLAKDIIDVAQEKRYDAVVVGRRGLSKVEEIFMGSLTVKLVEHSQVVPLWVVDGKVEAEKIMVAIDGSESSLRALDHVSFMFRNNPDVRITLLHVMPRLKDYCLTDYFVDDAELEAVISEGDKKTIEHFMALAYKKFSESGISKDQIDIRQVKRSGRIGETIVEAAVTGGYGTVVLGRRGADKAFFMGSVSSHVLGKISGRTIWLVS, encoded by the coding sequence ATGGAAAAAAAAGTGCTGCTGGCGGTAGACCCGTCAATGAATTCAAAATACGCGATCCGCTATGCTGTGAAGATGGCAGATCACATCAGCGAACTGTCTTACACCCTTCTTCATGTTCAGCCCCATATCTCCCAGTTCCTCCTGGATGAGGCCAGGACTGACTTCAGGGCCCAGTCCGCCCTGCAAAGCCTCAAACGGAAAAATGCCGAAAAATCCGATGCCATGCTGAAACAGTACAGGGCCGACATGGTCGGCATGGGCGTGGCTGAGGGCCGCATTGAAATCCAAAACAAAACGCGGTCCATAGGCCTTGCCAAGGATATTATCGACGTTGCCCAGGAAAAACGATACGACGCCGTCGTTGTGGGCCGCAGGGGGCTGAGCAAAGTGGAAGAAATTTTTATGGGAAGCCTGACGGTCAAACTGGTGGAACACTCCCAGGTCGTTCCGCTGTGGGTCGTGGACGGCAAGGTGGAAGCAGAAAAAATCATGGTCGCCATAGACGGTTCCGAAAGTTCGCTCCGGGCTCTGGACCACGTCAGCTTCATGTTCCGCAACAATCCCGATGTCCGCATTACGCTGCTCCACGTCATGCCCCGGCTGAAGGATTACTGCCTCACGGATTACTTTGTCGATGACGCAGAACTTGAGGCCGTGATTTCAGAAGGGGATAAAAAAACAATTGAACACTTTATGGCCCTGGCATACAAAAAATTCAGCGAATCCGGCATTTCAAAGGATCAGATTGATATCCGGCAGGTGAAACGTTCCGGACGGATCGGAGAGACCATCGTCGAAGCGGCGGTGACCGGCGGTTACGGCACCGTTGTTCTGGGCAGGCGGGGCGCGGATAAAGCGTTCTTCATGGGCAGCGTATCGTCCCATGTGCTTGGAAAAATATCCGGGCGGACGATCTGGCTTGTCTCCTAG
- a CDS encoding glycyl-radical enzyme activating protein, giving the protein MKKGIVFDIKKYAIHDGPGIRTTVFLKGCPLACRWCHNPESQGFAPEKIIKTVRRNGGRPVTRSEVVGRAATVSEVIAEVEKDIIFYDESGGGVTFSGGEPLAQPGFLAELLKECRAREIHTAVDTTGYAPAGTMTEIAGLTDLFLYDLKIMDPEKHVEYTGIPNRLILENLKRIAAMNRPVVVRFPMIPGLTDSEENVRAIAGFVSDLGNIRDIAVLPYHDIADGKYAGLGVRNRMKGVVPPDAEAVGAVRSLFESYGFQVSIGG; this is encoded by the coding sequence ATGAAAAAAGGTATTGTGTTTGACATTAAAAAATATGCGATTCACGATGGGCCGGGTATTCGGACGACGGTCTTTTTAAAGGGGTGCCCCCTGGCCTGCCGATGGTGTCATAACCCGGAAAGTCAGGGATTTGCACCTGAAAAGATTATAAAAACGGTTCGGCGGAATGGCGGCAGGCCGGTCACCCGGAGCGAAGTCGTCGGCAGGGCTGCCACGGTATCGGAGGTGATTGCCGAAGTTGAAAAGGATATTATCTTTTACGATGAGTCCGGCGGCGGCGTGACCTTCTCCGGCGGCGAGCCGCTTGCCCAGCCCGGATTTCTGGCGGAACTGCTGAAAGAATGCCGGGCGCGGGAGATTCACACGGCAGTGGATACCACCGGGTACGCCCCGGCCGGAACAATGACTGAAATTGCCGGACTGACCGATCTGTTTCTCTATGATCTCAAAATCATGGACCCGGAAAAGCATGTGGAATATACCGGCATCCCGAACCGGCTGATTCTTGAAAACCTGAAGCGCATCGCGGCCATGAACCGGCCTGTGGTGGTGCGGTTCCCCATGATTCCGGGGCTGACAGACAGTGAGGAGAATGTCCGGGCAATTGCCGGGTTTGTGTCGGATCTGGGAAATATCCGTGACATTGCGGTGCTGCCCTACCACGATATTGCGGACGGGAAGTATGCCGGACTCGGCGTGCGAAACAGGATGAAGGGCGTTGTGCCGCCCGATGCGGAGGCGGTCGGGGCCGTCAGGTCACTCTTTGAATCATACGGATTTCAGGTAAGCATAGGGGGATAA
- the hypD gene encoding trans-4-hydroxy-L-proline dehydratase, translating into MNERIRRLRQQSLDTPETLSSERAMLVTQFYQTGIAQKESVPVQRALCFKHIMENKTLWIGDGELIVGERGPAPKATPTYPEICIHSLDDLEIIDTREKVAFGVSGETKKLYEEKIIPFWQGKSIREKIFRQIPDAWKNAYEAGIFTEFQEQRTPGHTVLGDKIYRKGFSDIKADIRRALDRLDFYTDPDAFDKKQQLAAMEIAADALVAYARRYGEALRQTASAETDPERQRELGQMADICDRVPAHAPRTFWEALQYYWFVHVGVITELNPWDAFNPGRLDQHLWPFYKQELAAGTLTPARAKELLQAFWVKFNNHPSPPKTGVTAKESNTYTDFALINLGGLRADGTDAVNDLTYLILDVIEEMRLLQPSSMVQLSKKNPDRYLRRALRIIRTGFGQPSVFNTDTIVQELVRQGKSVEDARNGGASGCVEAGAFGKEAYLLTGYFNIPKILEITLNDGLDPVSGKTLGLQTGLAESFERFEDLFSAFEKQLRHFIDIKIRGNNMIERIHAGNMPVPFLSLLIDDCIANGKDYTDGGARYNTSYIQGVGIGSITDALSAIRYHVFDRKTCTMTGLMAALRDDFTGHEVLRDRLLSETPRYGNDDDDADEVMRQVFELYYGAVNGRPNTRGGMHRINLLPTTVHVYFGSLMGATPDGRRAGRPLSEGISPVQGADRNGPTAVIRSAAKMDHIRTGGTLLNQKFLPQVLADDAGITKVAHLVRSYFRLDGHHIQFNVVDAETLRKARQYPDDYKDLIVRVAGYSDYFVDLTPELQEEIINRTAHQGF; encoded by the coding sequence ATGAACGAACGCATTCGCAGGCTGAGACAGCAGAGTCTGGACACACCCGAAACCCTCTCGTCCGAGCGGGCCATGCTGGTGACACAATTCTATCAGACGGGCATCGCACAAAAAGAGTCGGTCCCGGTCCAGCGGGCGCTCTGTTTTAAGCATATTATGGAGAACAAAACCCTGTGGATCGGCGATGGGGAGCTGATTGTCGGGGAGCGGGGACCGGCCCCCAAGGCAACCCCCACCTACCCGGAGATCTGCATCCACAGTCTGGACGACCTGGAGATCATTGACACCCGCGAGAAGGTCGCCTTCGGCGTGTCCGGGGAGACAAAAAAGCTGTATGAAGAGAAGATTATCCCCTTCTGGCAGGGCAAATCCATCCGTGAAAAGATCTTTCGCCAAATTCCGGATGCGTGGAAAAACGCCTATGAGGCGGGCATTTTCACCGAGTTCCAGGAGCAGCGCACCCCCGGCCACACCGTGCTGGGGGATAAAATATACCGCAAGGGGTTTTCGGACATAAAGGCCGATATCCGCAGGGCGCTGGACCGCCTCGACTTTTACACTGACCCGGACGCATTTGATAAGAAACAGCAGCTTGCGGCAATGGAGATCGCCGCAGACGCCCTCGTGGCCTATGCCCGCCGCTACGGTGAGGCCCTGCGTCAGACGGCCTCGGCGGAGACCGACCCGGAGCGGCAGCGGGAACTGGGGCAGATGGCGGATATCTGTGACCGGGTTCCGGCCCACGCCCCCCGGACCTTCTGGGAGGCCCTTCAGTATTACTGGTTTGTCCATGTGGGGGTGATCACGGAACTGAACCCCTGGGATGCCTTTAATCCCGGACGGCTGGACCAGCACCTCTGGCCTTTTTACAAACAGGAGCTGGCCGCAGGCACCCTGACCCCGGCGCGGGCCAAAGAGCTGTTGCAGGCCTTCTGGGTCAAGTTCAACAACCATCCGTCCCCTCCGAAAACCGGCGTGACCGCAAAGGAGAGCAACACCTATACGGATTTCGCCCTGATCAATCTGGGCGGCCTCAGAGCCGACGGCACCGATGCGGTCAACGACCTGACCTACCTGATCCTGGATGTGATCGAAGAGATGCGGCTGCTACAGCCCAGCTCAATGGTGCAGCTCAGCAAGAAAAACCCGGACCGCTATCTCCGCCGTGCCCTCAGAATCATCCGAACCGGCTTTGGGCAGCCCTCTGTCTTCAACACGGACACCATTGTTCAGGAGCTGGTCCGCCAGGGCAAGAGCGTGGAAGACGCCCGGAACGGCGGGGCCAGCGGGTGTGTGGAGGCCGGGGCCTTTGGAAAGGAGGCCTATCTCCTCACGGGATACTTCAACATTCCCAAAATCCTTGAGATCACCCTCAACGACGGCCTGGACCCGGTTTCCGGCAAGACCCTGGGGCTTCAGACGGGCCTGGCTGAATCGTTTGAGCGCTTTGAAGATCTTTTCAGCGCCTTTGAAAAGCAGTTGCGCCATTTTATCGACATTAAAATCCGGGGCAACAATATGATCGAGCGGATTCACGCAGGCAACATGCCGGTCCCCTTTCTCTCGCTGCTCATCGACGACTGTATCGCCAACGGCAAAGACTACACAGACGGTGGTGCGCGCTACAATACCTCCTACATTCAGGGGGTGGGAATCGGCAGCATCACCGATGCGCTCTCGGCCATCCGATATCACGTCTTTGACCGGAAAACCTGTACCATGACCGGGCTGATGGCCGCCCTCAGAGATGATTTTACAGGACATGAGGTGTTGCGGGACCGCCTGCTCAGCGAGACGCCCCGGTACGGCAATGACGATGATGACGCGGATGAGGTGATGCGGCAGGTTTTTGAGCTGTATTACGGAGCGGTCAATGGCCGCCCCAACACCCGCGGCGGTATGCACCGGATCAATCTCCTGCCCACCACGGTTCATGTCTACTTTGGCAGCCTCATGGGTGCGACCCCGGACGGCAGACGGGCGGGCAGGCCGCTTTCCGAAGGTATCTCGCCGGTACAGGGCGCGGACCGGAATGGGCCGACAGCGGTCATCAGGTCCGCCGCCAAGATGGACCATATCCGCACCGGCGGCACCCTGCTCAACCAGAAATTTCTGCCCCAGGTGCTGGCGGACGATGCGGGGATCACCAAAGTGGCCCATCTGGTCCGTTCCTATTTCAGGTTGGACGGCCATCACATTCAGTTCAACGTGGTGGACGCGGAGACGCTTCGGAAAGCCCGGCAATACCCGGATGACTATAAAGATCTCATTGTCCGGGTGGCCGGGTACAGTGATTATTTTGTGGACCTGACGCCGGAGCTTCAGGAGGAGATTATCAACAGGACCGCCCATCAGGGATTCTGA